A stretch of Colletotrichum lupini chromosome 2, complete sequence DNA encodes these proteins:
- a CDS encoding AAA family ATPase, whose protein sequence is MAPPSEQPAEHKKKVNLMDASGAEVKDQDDTATAILKKKKKPNQLMVTDAVNDDNSIIALSENTMEALQLFRGDTVLVRGKKRKDTVLIVLADDELDDGSARINRVVRHNLRVKHGDMITIHPCPDIKYAKRIAVLPIADTVEGITGSLFDVFLAPYFREAYRPVRQGDLFIVRGGMRQVEFKVVEVDPPEYGIVAQDTVIHCEGEPIQRDEEEGNLNEVGYDDIGGCRKQMAQIREMVELPLRHPQLFKSIGIKPPRGVLLYGPPGTGKTLMARAVANETGAFFFLINGPEIMSKMAGESESNLRKAFEEAEKNSPAIIFIDEIDSIAPKRDKTNGEVERRVVSQLLTLMDGMKARSNVVVMAATNRPNSIDPALRRFGRFDREVDIGIPDPTGRLEVLQIHTKNMKLGDDVDLEQIASETHGYVGSDIAALCSEAAMQQIREKMDLIDLDEDTIDAEVLDSLGVTMENFRFALGVSNPSALREVAVVEVPNVRWEDIGGLETVKAELQESVQYPVDHPEKFLKFGLSPSRGVLFYGPPGTGKTMLAKAVANECAANFISVKGPELLSMWFGESESNIRDIFDKARAAAPCIVFLDELDSIAKARGGSMGDAGGASDRVVNQLLTEMDGMTSKKNVFVIGATNRPEQLDPALCRPGRLDSLIYVPLPDQPARAGILKAQLRKTPVAGDVDIDFIASKTHGFSGADLGFITQRAVKLAIKEAITADIQKTKAREAAGEEAMDEDEEDPVPELTKRHFEEAMQMARRSVSDVEIRRYEAFAQQMKNAGPGAYFKFPEGEGAANEAANSFGDAGNDDDLYD, encoded by the exons ATGGCGCCTCCGTCGGAACAGCCTGCCGAGCACAAGAAGAAGGTCAACCTTAT GGATGCCTCGGGTGCTGAGGTCAAGGAT CAAGATGACACCGCGACCGCTATcctcaagaagaagaagaagcccaACCAGCTGAT GGTTACCGATGCCGTCAACGATGACAACTCCATCATTGCCCTCTCCGAGAACACCATGGAGGCTCTTCAGCTTTTCCGTGGTGACACCGTGCTCGTACGTGGCAAGAAGAGAAAGGACACCGTCCTGATCGTCCTCGCCGACGATGAGCTGGACGATGGCAGCGCTCGCATCAACAGAGTCGTTCGCCACAACCTGCGGGTGAAGCACGGTGACATGATCACCATCCACCCCTGCCCGGATATCAAATAC GCCAAGCGCATTGCCGTTCTTCCCATCGCCGATACTGTTGAGGGTATCACCGGCTCCCTCTTCGACGTTTTCCTCGCTCCCTACTTCCGTGAGGCCTACAGACCTGTCCGCCAGGGCGACCTCTTCATCGTGCGCGGTGGTATGAGACAAGTAGAGTTCAAGGTTGTTGAGGTCGACCCCCCCGAATACGGCATTGTCGCACAAGATACTGTCATCCACTGCGAGGGCGAGCCTATCCAGCgtgacgaggaggagggcaACCTCAACGAGGTCGGTTACGACGACATTGGTGGCTGCAGAAAGCAGATGGCCCAGATCCGCGAGATGGTCGAGCTTCCTCTCCGTCATCCTCAGCTCTTCAAGTCGATTGGTATCAAGCCTCCCCGTGGTGTTCTTCTTTACGGTCCCCCCGGTACCGGTAAGACGTTGATGGCAAGAGCTGTCGCCAACGAGACTGGTgctttcttcttcctcatcaACGGTCCTGAGATCATGTCAAAGATGGCTGGTGAATCAGAGTCAAACCTGCGCAAGGCCTTTGAGGAGGCCGAGAAGAACTCCCCCGCCATCATCTTCATCGACGAGATCGACTCTATTGCGCCCAAGCGTGACAAGACCAACGGTGAGGTCGAGCGCCGTGTCGTCTCTCAGCTTCTCACCCTCATGGACGGCATGAAGGCTCGCTCAAACGTCGTCGTCATGGCTGCCACCAACAGACCCAACTCCATCGACCCTGCCCTTCGTCGTTTCGGTCGTTTCGATCGTGAGGTCGACATTGGTATCCCCGACCCCACCGGACGTCTCGAGGTTCTCCAGATTCACACCAAGAACATGAAGCTTGGTGATGATGTCGACCTGGAGCAGATCGCTTCTGAGACCCACGGTTACGTCGGTTCCGATATCGCTGCCCTCTGCTCCGAGGCCGCCATGCAGCAGATTCGTGAGAAGATGGACCTTATCGATCTCGACGAGGATACCATTGACGCTGAGGTCCTCGACTCCCTTGGTGTTACCATGGAGAACTTCCGCTTCGCTCTCGGTGTCTCCAACCCCTCCGCCCTTCGCGAGGTTGCCGTTGTCGAGGTGCCCAACGTTCGCTGGGAGGATATTGGTGGTCTCGAGACCGTCAAGGCCGAGCTGCAGGAGTCCGTTCAGTACCCCGTCGACCACCCCGAGAAGTTCCTCAAGTTCGGTCTTTCCCCGTCGAGAGGTGTCCTATTCTACGGACCCCCCGGTACCGGTAAGACGATGTTGGCCAAGGCCGTCGCCAACGAGTGCGCTGCCAACTTCATCTCCGTCAAGGGCCCCGAACTTCTCAGCATGTGGTTCGGTGAGTCTGAGAGCAACATCCGTGACATCTTCGACAAGGCCCGCGCCGCTGCCCCTTGTATTGTGTTCCTCGATGAGTTGGACTCCATTGCCAAGGCTCGTGGTGGATCAATGGGCGATGCTGGTGGTGCTTCTGACCGTGTTGTCAACCAGCTTCTCACTG AGATGGATGGTATGACCTCGAAGAAGAACGTCTTCGTCATTGGCGCGACCAACAGACCTGAGCAGCTTGACCCTGCTCTGTGCCGTCCTGGACGTCTGGACTCTCTCATCTACGTGCCTTTGCCCGACCAGCCCGCCCGTGCTGGTATTCTCAAGGCTCAGCTCCGCAAGACCCCTGTTGCTGGTGATGTCGACATCGACTTCATCGCCTCCAAGACCCACGGCTTCTCCGGTGCCGATCTTGGCTTCATCACTCAGCGTGCCGTCAAGCTTGCCATCAAGGAGGCCATCACCGCCGATATCCAGAAGACCAAGGCTCGTGAGGCCGCAGGCGAGGAGGCGATGGATGAGGATGAAGAGGACCCCGTCCCTGAGCTTACCAAGCGCCATTTCGAAGAGGCCATGCAAATGGCTCGCCGTTCCGTCAGCGACGTGGAGATTCGCCGGTACGAGGCCTTTGCCCAGCAAATGAAGAACGCTGGTCCTGGCGCGTACTTCAAGTTCCCCGAAGGCGAGGGTGCCGCAAATGAGGCTGCCAACAGCTTCGGCGACGCAGGCAACGATGATGATCTTTACGACTAA
- a CDS encoding DNA repair and recombination protein pif1, protein MIIGDKSYKQTQIEFFPSSVSVRYSKASHVQSHTTNVNKTAPRMTAGITSLFPIRYPPVLRQLTHRAAIRVAHVHTSASHPDLGPHTDSMLARAKKAYEASAPPPQKNELAKQLFPSSSPSATQNGNIIDQFKKTNPTTTAPPATTNSIRPPPGRTASVTHFASSNRSALDSISAPNGKSFASLYTRSDSFRDEPDNISTQSGQANSKPAVYFAEDDFSDDDQLDLDFEAPSALPSLPKPPVVAKKASNPPPEEPSTQVLPWSSSPASHFVHPQLSRTTSAESSLKRESPENFESQVAPQPKKRKLPTKWKVEEDFIPVPQDEPEVSRWADGGVTPAPKKKKETWNMTASALKEQKKQLKTQSKKTANEEEWSMDQIRAEVTKSNQPKAKASVIALTQEQKHVQDLVVNKGQSVFFTGPAGTGKSVLMRSIIAELTKKWARDLERLAVTASTGLAACNIGGQTLHSFSGIGLGKEDVQALVKKIRRNPKAKNRWLRTKILVLDEVSMVDGDLFDKLSQIGRTIRNNGKPWGGIQLVVTGDFFQLPPVPDGDKGRDSKFAFEAATWNTTIDHTIGLTQVFRQRDPVFANMLNEMRLGRITDETVQTFRSLARAIPATDGLEVTELFPTRYEVENANQSRLRRLPGIPKRYDAADSGDPQIRDKLLQNMMAPKMIELKVGAQVMLIKNMDDTLVNGSLGKVVNFMSEDDFEHWNPVLMMQSVEDIDEDGEARARRKIKAFSREVEQATRGKAEYPVVEFAAVDGCTRTILCVPEDWKVELPNGEVQASRSQLPLILAWALSIHKAQGQTLERVKVDLGKVFEKGQAYVALSRATCQQGLQVLNFRKDKVMAHPRVVGFYNKLYSADVAIAKKPPSMADFLHKEKDTKPVRSTSGVSARSQSFVRKGVEVIDLDEEEEAMASYGGF, encoded by the exons ATGATCATCGGGGATAAGTCGTACAAACAG ACGCAGATCGAATTCTTTCCTTCCTCGGTCAGCGTGCGATACAGCAAAGCCTCTCACGTACAGAGTCACACAACAAACGTCAACAAGACAGCCCCTCGGATGACGGCTGGAATCACCAGCCTCTTTCCCATTCGATATCCGCCAGTACTCCGCCAACTCACCCACCGAGCAGCAATTCGTGTCGCTCATGTCCACACCTCTGCCTCCCATCCGGATCTAGGTCCGCATACCGATTCGATGTTAGCCAGAGCAAAGAAGGCCTACGAGGCCAGCGCTCCGCCGCCCCAGAAGAATGAATTGGCCAAGCAACTGTTTCCCTCGAGCAGCCCCAGCGCCACTCAGAATGGAAATATCATAGACCAGTTCAAAAAGACGAACCCGACGACCACGGCGCCACCCGCGACGACGAACTCGATACGACCCCCGCCGGGCAGGACTGCAAGTGTAACGCACTTCGCAAGCAGCAATCGGTCTGCTCTGGATTCTATATCCGCGCCTAACGGCAAATCTTTCGCCTCTCTCTATACCAGGTCTGACTCTTTTCGAGACGAACCGGATAATATCTCCACCCAAAGTGGGCAGGCCAACTCGAAACCCGCTGTGTATTTTGCCGAAGATGACTTCAGCGACGACGACCAGCTTGACCTGGACTTCGAAGCCCCGTCAGCTCTACCATCACTCCCCAAGCCCCCTGTTGTAGCAAAGAAGGCTAGCAACCCGCCGCCCGAGGAACCTTCGACACAAGTTTTACCGTGGTCCTCGTCTCCCGCATCACATTTCGTCCACCCTCAACTATCACGCACCACATCTGCCGAAAGCTCACTGAAGCGTGAGTCCCCAGAGAACTTCGAGTCTCAAGTGGCGCCGCAGCCCAAGAAGCGCAAGTTGCCAACAAAATGGAAAGTTGAGGAGGACTTCATCCCAGTGCCACAAGACGAGCCGGAGGTCTCTCGATGGGCGGATGGTGGTGTCACGCCTGCtcccaagaagaagaaagagaCCTGGAATATGACTGCCAGTGCCCTCAAGGAGCAGAAGAAACAGCTGAAAACACAATCCAAGAAAACCGCCAATGAGGAAGAGTGGTCCATGGACCAGATTCGAGCAGAGGTGACGAAAAGCAACCAGCCCAAAGCCAAGGCATCGGTAATTGCTCTCACTCAAGAGCAAAAGCACGTCCAAGACCTCGTTGTCAACAAAGGCCAGAGTGTCTTCTTTACAGGTCCGGCCGGAACTGGAAAGTCGGTCCTGATGAGATCGATCATCGCAGAGCTCACGAAGAAATGGGCGAGAGATCTGGAAAGGCTAGCTGTCACAGCGTCGACAGGCCTCGCAGCCTGCAATATCGGAGGCCAAACACTGCATAGCTTTTCTGGGATTGGCCTTGGCAAGGAAGACGTCCAGGCATTGGTCAAGAAGATCCGGCGAAACCCCAAAGCGAAGAACCGCTGGCTTCGTACCAAGATCCTCGTTCTTGATGAGGTCTCAATGGTGGACGGCGACCTGTTTGACAAGCTTTCACAAATCGGCAGAACCATCAGAAACAACGGCAAGCCCTGGGGCGGAATCCAGCTTGTAGTTACGGGGGATTTCTTCCAGCTGCCCCCGGTACCTGATGGTGATAAAGGCAGGGATTCTAAATTCGCCTTCGAAGCGGCAACTTGGAACACTACGATTGACCACACGATTGGTTTGACGCAGGTGTTCCGTCAAAGGGATCCAG TCTTTGCCAATATGTTGAACGAAATGCGTCTTGGCAGAATTACCGACGAGACCGTGCAAACATTTAGAAGCCTAGCTAGGGCGATTCCCGCCACAGATGGCCTGGAGGTCACAGAGCTGTTCCCTACACGATATGAGGTTGAGAACGCCAACCAAAGTCGACTGCGCAGATTGCCCGGAATACCCAAACGGTACGACGCAGCCGATAGCGGAGACCCCCAAATACGCGACAAGTTACTCCAAAATATGATGGCACCCAAAATGATTGAGCTCAAGGTTGGTGCTCAAGTCATGCTCATCAAAAACATGGACGATACACTTGTCAACGGTTCCCTTGGAAAAGTGGTCAATTTCATGAGCGAGGACGACTTTGAACACTGGAATCCAGTACTCATGATGCAGAGTGTCGAGGACATAGACGAGGATGGAGAAGCAAGGGCCAGGCGCAAGATCAAAGCTTTCAGCAGAGAAGTAGAGCAGGCTACTAGGGGCAAAGCCGAGTATCCTGTCGTGGAATTCGCGGCGGTGGATGGATGTACCCGTACCATCCTTTGCGTTCCAGAAGATTGGAAGGTTGAGTTGCCTAATGGCGAGGTGCAGGCTAGTCGAAGCCAGTTGCCTCTGATCCTTGCATGGGCACTATCGATTCACAAGGCACAAGGTCAGACATTGGAACGAGTCAAGGTCGATCTGGGCAAAGTATTCGAAAAGGGTCAGGCCTATGTCGCGCTCAGTCGAGCGACCTGCCAACAAGGCCTACAGGTCCTGAATTTCCGGAAGGACAAAGTGATGGCTCACCCTCGGGTCGTAGGGTTCTACAACAAGCTCTACAGTGCCGACGTAGCCATTGCAAAAAAACCGCCGAGCATGGCTGATTTCCTGCACAAGGAAAAGGACACGAAACCCGTCAGGAGTACTTCTGGAGTGAGCGCGCGGTCTCAATCGTTTGTGAGGAAAGGCGTTGAGGTGATCGACttggacgaggaggaggaggcaaTGGCGAGCTACGGCGGGTTTTAA
- a CDS encoding DFDF domain-containing protein — protein MEFIGLQMLVTLRQPHGTMLKGTVSAIEPGISLTLSNVFTHGTNHWLPRVIIDAANVLELSEFKEDAAPNTFTAPGVSPVPAPVVNQPAQPAFADPAILSMGKRPDSGIVSGSESQILPEAVPQQVAGAPMDLRPGQPGVLSGVHLTGGLRDDIVSLSETLQELEVDDSTPNAQRFAAENSAVSQDAGEVQGQTQKKSSRRRAKQKVRNGATEETIPEITPIRGNATNRGKGWRQTPMLQSSPSFQPFNSLKRGLKGKKDLPENGWASEDVTEDMVEFDFENNLAKFDKRTIFDQMRKEDLVDEADRLVSHNRLPKPGTAGGKNLHYSENVLDLPAASAKTSQDFWNSEADDAANGVDRLSGRDVRSAQSSRRADSKPGAARRSQSRKASAQLTSQPLNRVNSNHVSQSGFYLEPSNRRLETVSALQMLNLENIAANEVGLTEDMMAENAGRGIAEVTLRALEDPAIQVRFGTGGANAQSNSLSASATVVILAGNNKSGIRAIAAARHLRNKGLNLLVCVVGIERERDLLEDMRQQVRIYRNFGGRVHNKIELFEQLRKTASTPATSVTLIIDALLGLAISFEELRTGDQATVYELIEWANRNEAFVLAVDVPTGIDPSTGKVSIIDGGRLYVKPRYVVAMGAPKKGLLEAMAPVSETDPSSVHGAGAADGHGAVAEDEDWKLFIADMGLGATVWKKAGTKIRRGIDFDNKWVLQMRYQPALSQEQ, from the exons ATGGAGTTCATCGGCTTGCAAATGCTGGTGACATTGAGGCAGCCTCACGGTACGATGCTGAAGGGCACTGTCAGTGCTATAGAGCCCGGCATCAGCCTCACGCTGAGTAACG TCTTCACTCACGGGACAAACCACTGGCTCCCGAGGGTCATCATCGATGCCGCCAACGTCCTCGAGCTTTCCGAATTCAAGGAGGATGCTGCGCCCAATACCTTTACAGCGCCGGGCGTCAGTCCTGTTCCTGCTCCCGTCGTCAATCAACCTGCGCAACCCGCCTTTGCGGACCCCGCCATCCTCAGTATGGGAAAGAGGCCCGACTCCGGTATCGTGAGTGGGAGCGAAAGCCAGATACTCCCGGAAGCTGTACCCCAACAGGTTGCAGGCGCACCGATGGACCTTCGGCCGGGGCAGCCAGGAGTTTTGTCCGGCGTCCACCTAACTGGAGGTCTGAGGGACGACATTGTCAGCCTGAGCGAGACTTTGCAGGAGCTGGAGGTGGACGACTCGACGCCCAACGCACAACGATTTGCCGCGGAAAACAGCGCAGTGTCGCAGGATGCTGGCGAAGTACAGGGTCAAACACAAAAGAAGAGCAGTAGGCGGCGAGCAAAGCAAAAAGTTCGAAACGGCGCAACGGAGGAAACGATACCAGAAATCACCCCGATCCGCGGTAACGCGACTAACCGTGGGAAAGGCTGGAGGCAAACCCCGATGCTGCAAAGCTCGCCTTCCTTCCAACCCTTCAACTCACTGAAACGGGGCCTTAAGGGCAAGAAAGACCTACCCGAAAACGGATGGGCCTCGGAAGACGTTACTGAAGATATGGTCGAGTTCGATTTCGAAAACAACCTGGCAAAGTTTGATAAGCGTACTATCTTCGACCAAATGCGAAAGGAGGACTTGGTTGACGAGGCAGACCGGCTGGTTTCGCACAACCGCCTGCCCAAGCCAGGAACAGCTGGAGGGAAGAACCTCCACTATTCTGAGAATGTACTCGACCTGCCAGCCGCATCGGCAAAGACGAGTCAGGACTTTTGGAACAGCGAAGCTGACGATGCCGCTAATGGAGTTGATCGACTAAGCGGTCGTGATGTCCGGAGTGCTCAGAGTAGCCGCAGGGCGGATAGCAAACCAGGGGCTGCGAGGAGGTCGCAATCGCGGAAAGCGAGCGCGCAACTTACCAGTCAGCCCCTCAATCGCGTCAACTCCAAC CACGTTTCACAGTCCGGATTTTATCTCGAACCGTCAAATCGACGACTAGAGACCGTCTCAGCTCTTCAAATGCTGAACCTGGAAAACATCGCAGCCAACGAGGTCGGGCTCACGGAAGACATGATGGCTGAGAATGCAGGCCGAGGAATCGCTGAGGTGACATTGCGAGCTCTGGAGGACCCCGCGATTCAAGTCCGCTTCGGAACCGGTGGCGCAAATGCTCAAAGCAACAGTTTGTCGGCTTCTGCGACCGTCGTCATTCTCGCCGGCAACAACAAATCCGGAATAAGAGCCATTGCGGCTGCTCGGCACCTACGCAACAAGGGTCTCAACTTACTAGTCTGTGTCGTTGGCATCGAGCGTGAGCGAGATCTGCTCGAAGACATGCGACAGCAAGTGAGAATATACAGAAACTTTGGAGGTCGCGTGCACAACAAGATCGAGCTGTTCGAACAGCTTCGCAAGACAGCTTCCACCCCAGCAACATCGGTAACACTCATCATCGATGCTCTTCTAGGCTTGGCGATCTCGTTTGAGGAGCTTCGAACTGGCGACCAAGCCACTGTATATGAATTGATAGAATGGGCCAACCGAAACGAGGCCTTTGTTCTTGCGGTGGATGTACCAACGGGCATCGACCCATCCACTGGAAAGGTCAGCATCATCGACGGTGGGCGCTTGTATGTCAAGCCTCGGTATGTGGTGGCGATGGGCGCACCGAAAAAGGGATTACTCGAGGCCATGGCACCTGTCTCCGAAACGGACCCCTCGAGTGTTCACGGTGCCGGAGCGGCTGACGGTCATGGTGCTGTGGCTGAAGATGAAGACTGGAAGCTATTCATTGCCGACATGGGTCTCGGTGCGACAGTCTGGAAGAAGGCGGGTACCAAGATTCGGAGAGGCATTGACTTTGACAACAAGTGGGTTCTTCAAATGCGGTACCAGCCAGCGCTTTCTCAAGAGCAGTGA